The segment ATGGGTATATGGCTTGATTTCGACGAGATAACAAGGATCTCTTTGAGATATGCTATGGAGAAGATCGGCTTAACAGCGGATGAAGAGGAGATCCTCAGGAGATGGGATAGTATGGTTGCATATGAGGATTCTAAATACATATGCATACTAGGTGAGAAGCATAGCATATATGCCCTCACAAATGGGACTAGGAGGAGTATTGAGAAGGTTCTGGAGAGGAATGGGCTTCTCAGATGCTTCAAGGGGATCTATACAGCTGAGGATGTTAGGAAATATAAACCCTCCCCTGAGATCTATAGGGGGGTTTTTATCGTGGATCGGCTCTAGAGAAGCTTACCTCGTCTCCTCAAACCCCTTCGATGTTTCAGGTGCTAGAAACGCTGGTATGAGGGCTATATATGTTAATCGCCACAGACTCCCAATAGATCCTCTAGCCCCTCCCCCTGACTATGTAGTTGCCAGCATTGCGGATATTCTCAACCTACAAATCTAGCTTAGAGCTATAGCTTTCTGTGTTATTGAAAGGGCCTCCACACATGTTGATCTACCTGTAACTAGTTTAAAAGGGATCTCTCGTTAATAAGGGTAGATAATCCACTATATTGGGGTGTGGTTTGGCAGAGGTTGTGCCCCCTGAGTTAGAGCAATATGCTGTGAAGCTCCAGCAGTTAAGGGCAAGGCTTGGGCAGGTCCAGGCTGAGAAAGGGGTTGTCCAGGCTGAGTTGAGGGAGGTTGAGAGGGCCTTGGAGCTTTTAAAAGGGGCTGCTCCAGATGCTCTTGTCTTCAAGAGCGCTGGACATCTAATGGTAAGGGTTTCTAAGGATGATGCGGAGAAGGAGCTAAGCGATAGAAAGGATATCCTCGAGCTTAGGCTCAAGGCTTTGGAGAGGCAGGAGGCTAGTTTGAATAGCGAGATAAAAGATCTAGAGGCGAAGATCAACGAGATAATGGGAAGATACTATGGTAGAAAGGGTGGAGGAGGCTAGCGAGGATAGAGGGGATCTATGGGAAGAGGTTGCTCTAAAGATAGAGGATAGGATTGAGAAGGAGATTGAGAAGAGGCTTGGGAGGAAGGCGCATTATGTTGCTGCTATAAGCATTAGGAGAACCTCGGATGGGATAGATCTGGGAATAGATCTCCAGGTGTTTTCCTCATCAGGATCTAGGGAGAAGCTTTTAGAGATAGTTGATGAGGTGATCGATGCTGGATTTAGAGAGGCTGAGAAGCATATTAAAAGGGGTTGGAGAGGAGATCGGAAGTCTCTCGAAGGAGAGGAGAGTGGCGGTAGCATCTCATCCATCAGCTGATCTAGATTCGATCTCATCGGCCATAGCATTATCACTGCTTATTAAGAGCCGCTCAAACACAGTCCCATGCTATATATCTAGCGGGGGTCTTGATGCGCTAGCAAAGAGGATCTATGAGGATGCTCTTTCCAAGGGATATATAGAGGATTGCCCAGCCAATCTACAGAGGAATTGGATCTTATTAGTGGTT is part of the Sulfolobales archaeon genome and harbors:
- a CDS encoding HAD hydrolase-like protein is translated as MAILAFDIYGTVLNLDSIGIDRSLLREWRSTQLEMTWRSSLMGIWLDFDEITRISLRYAMEKIGLTADEEEILRRWDSMVAYEDSKYICILGEKHSIYALTNGTRRSIEKVLERNGLLRCFKGIYTAEDVRKYKPSPEIYRGVFIVDRL
- a CDS encoding prefoldin subunit beta, translating into MAEVVPPELEQYAVKLQQLRARLGQVQAEKGVVQAELREVERALELLKGAAPDALVFKSAGHLMVRVSKDDAEKELSDRKDILELRLKALERQEASLNSEIKDLEAKINEIMGRYYGRKGGGG